Sequence from the Mesorhizobium sp. PAMC28654 genome:
GAAAAGACGATGTCGGGCGGCATGTTGCCGTCCAGGGTCGCCGCGACCGAGTCCCACAGAGGCACGATCCGCGATTTGATGCCCATCAGTTCCAGGATGTCGGACAGCGAGCCGGCGACATCCGGCTCATCATCGATGATCAGTGCGTGGCGCAATCCGCTGGAGCGCGCCGGGCTGTCGCCGATGGCGGCGATGCCAGCGGAAATCGCCGGCAACTGGACGACGAAGCGAGCGCCTCTCGGCAGCACTTCCTCGAACCAGACCTTGCCATTGTGCCGCTCGATGATCGATTTCGAGATCGACAGTCCAATGCCCGTGCCGACACCGACCGGCTTGGTGGTGAAATAGGATTCGAAGATGCGGGAACGTATCGCCTCCGGCACGCCAGGGCCATTGTCCTCGACCGAAAATCCGGGATTGCCTTGTTCGCCGCGAAATGTCCGAACCTTGATCAGCCGGTCGCCGGCAATGCCGACGAGGGCATGCTGGCTGTTGATAAGGAAGTTGGCGGCTACCTGGGTGACATGGTCGGCATCGGCCATGGCCAGCAGCGGACCGGGAGCGAAATCGGTGTCGATGATGATGCCGCTTGATCGCGCGCCATAGGCAGTCACTTCTAGGGCGGCGCGGATCACCTGGTTGAGGTCGGTCTCGGCCTGCGCGGCCGGATGGAGACGGACCATCGAGAGGAAGCTCTTGACGATGCGGCCGCAACGTTCGGCGGCGGCGCGCACCTTCTCGGCGCGGACCTTGGTCTGCGGGTCGGCGGCGAATTCGTGCAGCAATGTCGATTGGGCGACCACGACGGCCAGCGGGTTGTTCAGTTCGTGTGATACGCCGGCAAGCAGCGACCCCATCGCCGCCATCTTCTCGTTCTGGTGCAGCTTTTCGCGCTGGCGATTGATTTCCTCCTCGGCGCGCAACTTGTCACGCAGGTCGCGGATGGAACCGAAGATCAGGCGGCGGTCAGCGACACGCATCTCCGTCGCGGTCAGTTCGATGGGGAAGACCTCACCGGCAGCATTTTGGGTGACGGTCTCGAGCCGCTGGCCGACCATTGGTGCTCCGCGGCCCGACATGTATTCGGCGCCCGACACATAGCCCTTGCGGTAGTATGCGGGAACGACGGTGTCGAGCAGGTCCTTGCCAAGGATGTCGCTGCGCTGATAGCCGAACATCTTCTCGGCGGCCGGGTTGAATTCGATGATCGAGCCGGTCTCGTCGATAACGATGATGGCGTCGAGCGAGGCCTGCAGCATGGTGCGGCGGATGACCTCGCTGGCGTGGGCATCCGAGGGCGATCGCTCGATGGCATCGCCGATGGCCAGCGCGATGATGTGGAGTGTCGCCTCTTCCTCGTCGGTCCATTCGCGCTCGTTGACGCAGTCGTTGACCGCCAGCGTACCCCACAGATGACCATGGGAGAAGACCGATACCGAAAGGAACGATTTGATGCTCTGCTTTTCGAAGTCGCGTCTCAGAAAGCCTTCGAGATTGCGCGTATGGCCGGCGAAGCTCTTGCCTTGCCGCTCATCTTCGGCCAACCGCTCCAGTAGCGGGTCTGAATTGATGATCGACTGCATGATGACCGTCGGCGAAGCCAATTCGCCGCCAAATTGCGGATCGATCCAGTAGGCATCGACCGACTGGGCGAATCCTTGGCCTGGCAGTTCGCGCAGGCGGAAGAGGATGCCGCGCTGGCATTCAAGTGCCGTGCAAAGCGTCGCAAGTATCGAGTCCATCTCGCGCAGCCAGTCACCGGCCTCCCGCAGACGTCGAACGACGCGAACGGCGGCCATCGCCGCGCCCTGGCGGGCGCCATGCATGTCCGTGCGTGTTGGGTCAGCGGTCATGGTCTGCCGTCATTCTGGCCCTGGTTGTTTCGCGCCGATCTACTTTTGTCCGAGCATGGTCTTTTCCGAACCAGCCCCCCATTTTCGGGATCGTCGTCTGAAGCGGTTCATCGTTTCACGGAAACGCCCATCTCTTTTGTTTGGCGCAATTCCGGACGGAAAACCGTTTCACACTTTTCCTGGAATTGCTCTAATTGCCTTCGCTGGTCGGCAGCGAGAAGATATAGCCTTCGCCGCGCACCGTGCGCAGAAATTTCGGATTGGCCGGGTCGGCCTCGATCTTTTTTCTCAGCCGCATGATGCGGATGTCGACAGCGCGAGAGGATTCCGGATCCTCCATGAAGCCGATTGCCTCGGAAATCGCCGCTCGCGTCAACAGCCGGTTGGCGCGCGTCAGGAAAACCTCCAGCACGTCGAACTCGCTCTTGGCCATGTCGACAACCGTACCGTTGGCGCCGGTGACAAGCCTGCCGTCGAGGTCGGCCTGGAAGGGGCCGAAGGCCAAGAAGCGACGACCCGTACCGGCTTCGATCTTGCTGGCTTGCGGTGCGGTCGGTTGTGGAACGCGGCGCAGGACGCTGCGCACCCTCGCCAGCACTTCGCGCAATTCATAAGGTTTGACGATGTAGTCGTCGGCGCCGAGTTCCAGCCCGACAATGCGGTCAAGCGCTGTTCCCGCAGCCGTCGCATAGATGATGCCGATCGGCAGTTTCGAGCGCATCCACCGGCCGAGCGACAGGCCGTCTTCACCGGGCATGGCGATGTCGAGGACGGCAAGGTGGAAGGACTGCTTCTCAAGCATGGCTCGCGCGGCGGGGGCGCTTTCCGCGGTGGCCACATCATAGCCATTGGCGGCAAGGTACTCGGCGACCGCATCCCTCAGATCGGGCTCGTCCTCGACGATGATAATTCGCGCCCGCACTATATTCTCGCCCCCGCTGTCAGCGGAAAGTAGATTGGGTATAAACATGATGTCCAGCGCTCATATCGGGTTGCCGAAGGGGACGATAGGAAAATGGCTGCTCGTTCTGTCATCGCGCTTGTCTGCGTTGCCGAAGTGATCGCGACCGATCTCGCCGATCATCTTGAACGGCGCGGCCATGATGTGCGCGAGGCACGGCAGCCATGGGAGGCGGAATCCCTGCTTTCGGGGAAGGGCATCGATATCGTTATTGTCGGCGACAGCCTCAGCCAGGCGGAGGGGCGAGATCTGCTCAGGCGTCATGGCGGCGAGGACGGACCGGACTTCATCCTGATCTGCCGCCCCGCCGATCTTGTCGACAAGGTGCTGGCGCTCGAACTGGGCGCCGCCGACGTCGTCGAGAGCCCGATCAATGTTAGGGAACTCGCGGCCCGCATTGGCGGCCTTCTCGGCCGACGCGGCAGGAATGCCGGGGAACTGATCGTGCTTGAGAATGCCACCGTCGACCTCAGGTCGGCCATGGTCATGCATCGTTCCGGCTCGGAAGAACAGCTTTCGCCCGGGCAGGTGGCCCTGCTCAGGCTGTTCCTCGCCAGCCCGCGCAAGGTGCTGACGCGCGACGACATCATCGCCGCCGCGCCGGCCGAAAATGCCGATGCCTTCGACCGCTCCATCGACTCGCGCATCGTGCGGCTGCGCCGCAAGCTCGACACCGAAACCATCACCACCATACGCGGTGCCGGTTACCGGTTCGATCCGCCGATGCAGTTCGCCGATTGACGGCAGGGCACGCACCCGGGGTTCTCAGCGCACCACGAGAAGCGAAGGGCCCGCTGGCAGGTCGCTGTCAACAGCGAGTTGGCCGGCATGGGCACGATCCTTGAGGAGCACGGTGGCGAGGCCGGCAAAGCCCAGCAGGCCTTGTGCATAGAGCAGCGCTGAAAGCACTGAAGCAGCAAATCTCGTTCTCATGGCAGTCGCTCCTCAAATTCACATATCGACCCGGCTTCTTCGAATATTCCTTCCCGAAAGTCCGGCGCCTCTAGCGCGCCCTCTCTCGGTTCATTGGAAGCCATGCAACCATGGGCGCATGGATCCCGATCCGACTACGCATCCTGCTCATCGAAGACCGACTCCGGTCCTCCGGCCGATGCATGCTTCAGGGTAACCCCCGAAGCGCCCGCGCCGCTGGCGGAGCCCCCCGTCGCGGCGCGGGCCTTCGGTCCTCTCGGCAGCAAGTTGCCGGAGGGGCCGCGCATTCCCATTAGCTCGAGGCCGACCCGCCAGAGGGCCTTGAGCCGGGTTATGCGCAGGCTGGATATGATCCAAACCGTGGCGATGTAGAAAATGGCGTGGAGTGTCGAGACCTCGCTTTGTGTCAACTCCGCGGGATGGCCGCCGACAATGCCGACGCCACCGATGACCGCCACTATGATGCTTGTCCCTGCAAGCCAGAACATCTCGTTCGATTTCATGGGTTTGGAGCCAATTGTTTCGTTGGGTCAAATTTGCCGGGCGCGTGTATCCGCATCATGCCGCCAAACCATCGCTTTGTTGCCAATTGGTTTCGCCATCTGGCAAATTTCTTTCATATCAGGTAAATTCTGCTTTCGTTTGAATAAAAGCAGACTTGTGGTTGCACTTGCTGGCAAAACAGCTGGGCAATGCCAAGTGACGCGGACTGTTTCGTTTGTTTTTCTTTAAGAGATTTGGAAACAAATTCGAAACAAAACAACCACCAATACGAAATTACCCCGAAACATCAGGTTGCGATAGACCGGCCACCGAATTGGAGCCGGTCGTGCCGGCAGATAGGGGACATCTTGCATAGATTCATTTCCGCCAGGCTCATCAACATCACCGCCGCCGCCCTTGCGGGCGCGGCTCTTTTCGTCGGCGGCGAGTGTGGCGCCCACGCGGCCAACAAGGTTGTGGCAGTTGTCTCGCTCTCGCAGCAGATCATGGAAGTTTCGGTCGACGGGCGCCCGACCTTCGCGTGGAAGGTCTCGACCGGCGACAGGACGCATGTCACGCCGACCGGCTCTTTCAAGCCGACCAGCATGCACGAGATGTGGTACTCGAAGAAGTACGACAACGCGCCGATGCCACATTCGGTCTTCTTCAGCGGCGGCTATGCGGTGCATGCGACCTATGCGGTCAAGCGTCTTGGCCAGCCGGCCTCGCATGGATGCGTTCGGTTGCATCCGGACAATGCCGCTGATTTCTACCAGCTCGTCGAGACTTTTGGCCCTGCCAACACCAGCATCCTGATCGTCAAGTGAGCGGTTGAAGAGCCTAACGGCGGCCACGGCCGCACAAGAAAAAGGCCGGGAATTCCCGGCCTTTTTGCTGTCTTGATCAGTCCGCCGGCACCGGCATCAGTTTCGGGTCCGGCTTTTCCGCATGACGCGGCAGGTCCTTGCTCGCGATGAAGGTATAGAACATCGGTACGACGAAGAGCGTGAACATGGTTCCGATCAGAATGCCGGTGAAGATCACCAGGCCCATCGAATAGCGCGCCGCGGCACCGGCACCGCTGGAGACGATCAGCGGCACCACGCCCAGCGCCATTGCCGCCGTCGTCATCAGGATCGGCCGCAGGCGAACCTTGGCCGAAGCGATGATGGCATCGCGCCTGCGCATGCCGTGCGCTTCCCGCTGCTGGTTGGCGAACTCCACCAGCAAGATGCCGTGCTTGGTGATCAGGCCGATCAGCGTGATCAGGCCGACCTGCGTGTAGATGTTGAGCGTTGCGGGTGGAATGCTGAAGTGCAACCCGCTGATCATGAAAATCATATTGAGATTCGGGATCATGTTGAGCGGCAACATCGCGCCGAAGATCGACAGCGGCACCGACATCATGATGATCAGCGGGTCGCGGAAGCTTTCGAATTGCGCCGCCAGCACCAGATAGATGACGACGACGGCCGCGGCAAAGGCGATCAGGATGGTGTTGCCCTGCTCCTTCTCCTGCCGCGACTGGCCGGAATAGTCGATGAAGAAGGTGTCGGGCAGGCTCTCCCGGGCGATATCCTCCAGTGCCTTCAGCCCATCGCCGGTCGTGACGCCGGGAAGCGGCAGCGCCGAAATCGTCGCCGAGTTAAGCTGGTTGAACTGCTCGATGGCGGCCGGCGACGCATTGGTGGAAATCTTCACCACCGCCGACAGCGGCACCATCTCGCCGGTGACGCTGCGCACGAAGTATTGGCCGAGCTTTTCGGGGTTGTCGCGGAACTCCTGCGGCACCTGCGGAATGATGTCGTAGCTGTTGGAGTCGCGGTCGAACTGCGCCACTTCGGCGCCGCCGACAAGCAGAGTGAGCGTGCGTCCGATATCGGCGATCGGCAGGTTGAGCGCGGCGGCGCGGTCGCGGTCGATGGTCACTGTCACCTGCGGTGCGTCATAGGCCATCGAATTCTGCACGACGATGAAGCGGCCGGAGGCTTGCGCCTTGTTCTTGATCTGCTCGGCCGCCTCGTAGACTTCCGAGGGATCGCCGGTCGAACGCACGATCATCGAGATGGGCAGGCCGCCGCCGGAGCCGGGCAGCGTCGGTGGCGCGAAGACGAAGGCCTGGACACCCGCCACGTTGGCGATACGTGCCGTGATATCGGCCTGCAGCTCCTTCGAGTTGCGCTTGCGCTCCGCCCAGTCCTTGAAGGCAAAGCCGACGAAGGCGCTGTTCGTCGTACCGCCGAAGGCGACGGCCGAGAACTGTGCCCGCGTCTCCGGAATGTCCTTAACAAGGCCGAGGATCTGGTTGACGTATGTCTCGGTGTAGTCGGATGTCGCATAGCGTGGAGCGGTCACGATCGACAGCAGAAAGCCCTGGTCTTCTTCCGGCGCCAATTCGCTTGAGGTCTTGGTGAACATGAAGCCGGTCACGCCGACAAGCGCCAGCACGATGATCAGTGTCACGGGGCGATAGTTCAGCGAACCGGTGACCGCCCTCTCGTAGACGTGCTCGATACGCGAGAAAACGCCGTCGACAATGCGCTGGAAACGACCGGGTTCCCCGGCCTTGAGCAGGCGGGCCGCCATCATCGGGGTGATGGTGATGGCGATGATACCCGACAGCACCACCGAGCCGGCGAGCGTCACCGCGAATTCGCGGAACAGCGCGCCGGTCAGGCCGCCGGTAAAGGCGAGCGGCGCGAACACGGCGGCCAGGGTCATCGTCATGGCGACGATGGCCGAGGCGATCTCGCGCATGCCGCTGAATGCCGCCTGCATCGGCGACATATGGTCTTCCTCCATGTGGCGGTGGATGTTTTCCACCACCACGATGGCATCGTCGACGACAAGGCCGATCGCCAGCACCATGGCCAGCAAGGACAAGAGGTTGATCGAGTATCCGACCGCAAACAGCAGGAAACAGACGCCGATCAGCGACAGCGGGATGGTCACGATCGGCATCAGCACCGAACGGAACGAGCCGAGGAAGAGCAGGATCACGACGACAACGATGGCGACCGCCTCGGCGATGGTCTTGAACACCTCTTCGATCGAGGCGCTGATCTGGCCGGTCGCGTCGTAGACGACCTCGATCGTCATGCCCTTGGGCAGCGTCTCCTGAATCTGCGGCACGAGCTTGGTGAGCGCGGCGGCCGTGGTCAGCGGGTTGGCGGCCGGGGTCGGGAAGATCGCGAGGAAGGTGCCTGGCTTGCCATTGAAGCTGACCCTGGTGTCGGTGTTCTCGGCCGCAAGCTCCACCCGCGCCACATCGCGCAGACGCACCACATTGCCGTCCGTCGAACGCAACGGCAGTGCCGCGAAGGCTTCCGGCGTCTGCAGTGTCGAGCGCACGGTGATCGACGACACGACATATTCGTTCTGGGTGTTGCCGGGCGCCGAGAGGAAGTTGGAATTGTTGATCGCTACCAGAACTTCCGATGCCGTCACGCCGCGCGCGGCAAGCTTGATCGGGTCGATCCAGACCCGCATTGAGTACTCTTGGGCGCCGAAGATCTGTACGTCGGCGACGCCCTCGACGGTCGACATGCGGGGCCGGATGACGCGCTCGATATACTCGGTCAGCTGCTCTTTCGTCATGTTCGGGTTCTGCATCGAGATGTACATCATCGCGAACTGCTGGCCGGTGCCCTTGACGATGACGGGGTCCTTTGCCGCATCCGGCAAGGTACCGCGCACGCCCTGGACCTTGGACAGGACTTCGGTCAGCGCGACGTCCGGATTGGAGCCGAGCTTCATCTGCACCGTCACGGTGCTGGAGGACGGGCGGCTCGACGAGGTGACGTAGTCTATGTTCTCGGTCGAGGCGACGGCGCGCGCGATCGGGCGGAAATGAAGCCCTGGATCAGGTCGGCGCTGGCGCCGGGATAGGCCGTCGTGATGGTGATCGCGGTTTCGTCGACCTTCGGATACTGCCGGATCGACAGGTTGAAGATGCCCTGGAACCCGAGCAGCAGAATCATGCAGGCGAGCACGGTCGACAAGACCGGGCGGCGGATGAAGATGTCGGAAAAACTCATTGCTCGGTAGCCTGCTTATTCGCCGACTTGGTCGGATCGATCGTGTTGTCGACGGCAACGGACATGCCGTTGAAAAGCCGGTTCTGACCAGCGGTGACAACTTCATCGCCAGGCGCAAGGCCTTGCAGGATCTCCACCATGCCCTCATTGCGACGGCCGGGCTTCACGAACACCTGTGACAGGACGAGCGCGGGTTTCGCGTCAGCCGGCTTGGCTGGATCGGCGGACGCCTGATCCGCCGGCTTGGCCGCGGCAGCGTCGCTCGCGGGCTTCGTGGCATCAGCCGCGGGCTTGGCCGGATCGGCCGCCGGTTTCGCGGCATCAGCCACAGACTTGTCGGCCGATGGAGCCGGGAGCTTTTCGTCAGGCTTCGCCGCCGGAGCCGCTTCTGCCACCTTGGCCGGATGCACCACGAATATGAAGTCGCCATACAGGCTGGAGGTCAGCGCTGTCTGCGGCAGCGCCAGCACGTTGTTTTCCTGGGGCAGTACGACGCGTACCTGCACGAACTGGCCGGGCGTCAGCTTGCCTTCGGTGTTGTCTACCTCCGCCCTGACCGTCACCAGGCGGCTTGACGGATCGATCTTCGGGTTGATGCCGCGAATAGTGCCGGCATAGGGCATGTCGGAACCACCGATGCCCAGTTTGACCGTCTGTCCGATCTTGAGCAGGGGAAGGTCCTGTTCGGGAATGGAGAAATCAACCCGCATCGTGTCGAGGTCCTGTAGCGTCACGACAGAGGTGCCGGGCGCCAGATATTGGCCTAGATCGATCTTTGGAATGCCGACCGTGCCCGCGAAAGGCGCCGTCAGCTGCTTCTGGTCGAGCACCGCCTGGAGTTTATTCACCTGCGAAGCGGACGCAGAAGCGGTTGCCCGCGCCGTGTCAAGCGTCACATCCGAGCCGACGCCTCGCCTTTGCAGTTCAATGGCGCGGGCAAGTGACGTCTGGTCCAGAGCCGCCTGCGCCTTCGTCGCTTCGAGATCCGCGCGCTCGACGGCATCGTCCAATTGGAGGAGCACCCCGTTGGCCGCGACCTTCTGGTTGGCGTGGAAGAGGATGTCCTTGACGATGCCGGTGGTCTCGACGGTCAGTTCGACGCCCCGCACGGCATTGGCGGTGCCGATTGCTTCTACGCCAGGCGTCCAGCTTGATGGCTTGACGATGGTGGTCGACACGGTGGCCGCCGGCGGCTTCATCGTGGCGAAGAACTGCTTGGTGCCGTAGTCGCGCATGAAGTTGATGCCGACGATACCGCCGACCACCACCACAAGCACGAGCAAAACCATGGCAATGATAAATATGCGGAATATGCGCATGAAGAAGAAAGTCCCCTCAATCGATCCCGGCACAAAGCGCGGGCGATGGGACACATATTCAAGCATGGTCCCGATTTCAAATGATGGCGGCCTTACTGTACCGTCTGGACGGTCTTGTCAATTGGGCCTAAGCTTGCGATGGGAGGCGCCATGAAAAGCCAACGACCAAATTCGCGCGAGAAAATTCTCGCCGCGGCAGCCGATGTCGCCCGGGAAACCGGCCCCGGAAGCCTGTCTCTGGAAGCGGTCGCCAGCCGTGCCGGCGTGTCGAAGGGGGGGCTGTTGTATAATTTCCCCACCAAGGCGAAATTGATGCAAGGGCTGGTCGAGGACTATCTGCGCGAGTTTGAGCAAGCGCTGGAAGCTGCCCGGACAAACGACGTCAGCGGCGAAAGCCCGCTTGCCGCCTATATCAGGCTCTCGGCCAACGATTGCGAGGATACGCAACCTTCAGCCTCATGGATCTTTTCGGCGATCGCCGAGGATCCTGACTTCCTGGCGCCGATAAAATCGTTCAAGCAGCAGCTTTTCCAGCGGTTGAAGGCAGAAACGCCGAGCCTCAAGGCACTGCTGATCTGCTTCATAGCCATCGAGGGGCTGCGCAGCATGAACCTCTTCGATGCGGACGTCCTTTCGCAGAACGAGCGCCAGTTGCTGGTTTCGTCCCTGCTGGAGATCGCCAAATAGGCGTTTCTGGGCGCGACACCGGAATCAGAGCCAACGCGGGCGATACGGCAGGAGCCATTCAGCCGGCGGCACGTTCTATATCCCGGCGCAGAACGATCGCCGTTGTCAGGTCCTCGACACCGCCATGGCTGGCGATGGTGTCGCGTAGCGTGTTCAGCCGATCGATCGAGGGCACCTCGACTTCGACGATGAGATCGAGCTGGCCGCTGACGGATGACACCCGCCGTACCTCCGGAAAACGCGCCAACTGATCGAGGATGCCGATCGACGGCGTGCGCACCAGCGTTACGAACAGAAAGGCGACGACCATCCCCTTGTCCATCTGGCCGATATCGGCCCGATAGCCACGGATGACGCCGCTCTTCTCCAGTGCCGCCACCCGTTCGCTGGTTGCACTGCGCGACAGGCCGATGCGCCCCGCGAGCGTCTTCAGCGGAATACGGGCTTCCTTCGACAGGATGCCGAGAATGTCCCGGTCCTTGGCGTCCAGTTCCCTCATCGCGGCATGCTCCCAGTGGTTCCGTTAAAGTGCCGGTCAATGCATTCATTGTGACGGCGCAACCGACGCTTTGCCGGATGCCCGTTTTAGGCCCATGCCAAGCTTGCGTGAAAGCAAATCCGGATTCCGCATGACCGACGTCTCCCATCCAGCGCCGCAATTCTCAGCCAACGAGGCCGTCGAGCTTGCCGCCGGGCATTTCGGCATTGCCGGCAGCGTCACTCCGCTCGACAGCGAGCGCGACCAGAATTTCAAGCTGACCGCCCCTGACAAGTCGCTCTGGATCCTCAAGATCGTCAATGCCAGCGAGCCGGCCAGCGAGAGCGAATTCCAGACAGCGCTGCTCGATCATCTCGAGCGCAATAGCCCGGATCTCGCCGTGCCGCGCCTCAGGAAGACGGTGCGGGGCACGCCGCTCGCCCATGTCACCGGCGCCGGCGGGGAAAGCCATGTCCTGCGCCTGGTGTCCTGGCTTCCAGGCCAGCCGCTCGCCCAATGCCAGTCGACGCCGGACCTCCTCGGAAGCCTCGGCGGCGCGCTTGGCCGGCTCGACCATGCCTTGCAAGGGTTCATCCATCCCGGCGCGCTACGCACTTTCGACTGGGACATCCGCCGGGCGGGTGCGGGGCGCGAGCGCCTCCGTCATATCACCGACAAGCAGGACCGCTTGCTCCTGGCTGGGTTTCTCGATCATTTCGATGCCGAGGTGGCGCCTCGGCTGCCTGCGTTGCGGGCGCAGGTGATCCACAATGACGCCAATGACTGGAATGTGCTGGTCGATCCGGCGGCGCCGGGGCGTGTCGCCGGACTGATCGATTTCGGCGATGCCTTGTACAGCGTGCTGATCGCCGAGGTTGCCGTTGCATGCGCCTATGCCATCCTCGATGCCGAGGATCCGATCAGTGACGCGGCCCGTCTGGTTGCCGGGTTCCACGCTGAATATCCATTGCGCGAGGCGGAGGTGGACCTTCTCTTCGACCTCATCGCCATGCGGCTCGTGACCTCCGTGACGCTCTCGGCCGCCCGCAAGGAGCGGACCGCCGACAATCCATATCTGGCCATCAGCGAGGCGCCAGCCTGGCGGCTGCTGCGGCGCATGAGCCAGATGAACCGCCGGTTCGCGACGGCGATCCTGCGCCATGCCTGCGGCTTCGATGCCGCTCCAGGCGCGAGCGCCGTGACCCGCTGGATCGCTGCAAACCGCAAGAAACTGACTGGGATACTGGACAGGCATCCGGCGACGCTCGCCAAGGCGATCGTGCCTTACGGGGACCCACATCATCCCATGACGGTGACGTCGGCCGTACGGGAGCCGGACAAGGCGACCGCGTGGTGGGACAATTATTGCGCCGAAAATGGCATTGCGCTGGGCATCGGCCCGTGGGGCGAGGAGCGCACGGTCTATACCAGCGACATCTTTCGGTCCCGCTTCGTCGAAGGCACCCGCCGCGCCCACCATCTTGGCCTCGACCTGTTCATGCCGGCGGGCACGAAACTTTACACGCCGCTCTCGGCGACGGTGAAAAGCGTCGAGATTGAAGAAGACCCACTCGGCTATGGCTGCCTCGTTGCCCTGCGCCACGAGCCCGAGGGCTGCCCGGCTTTCGTCACTCTGTGGGGGCATCTCGCGCACGAGGCGGCCGCTCGGCTGAAGCCCGGCGACCGCCTGGAAGCAGGAGCACTCGTCGGCGAGATGGGCAGGGCGACGGAAAATGGCGGCTGGGCGCCGCATCTGCATTTCCAGATATCGACCGATGCAAGTCTCGCCGCGCGCGATATACTCGGCGTTGGCGAAGCCCGCTATCTCGCCGTGTGGAGGGAGCTGTTTCCGGATGCCGCCGAACTCGCCGGCATTCCGCCCGAAACGTTTCACCAAACGGGCCGGACCCGCCCGGAGATCGTTGCCGCGCGCAAGGCGTCGCTGCTGCCCA
This genomic interval carries:
- a CDS encoding hybrid sensor histidine kinase/response regulator — encoded protein: MTADPTRTDMHGARQGAAMAAVRVVRRLREAGDWLREMDSILATLCTALECQRGILFRLRELPGQGFAQSVDAYWIDPQFGGELASPTVIMQSIINSDPLLERLAEDERQGKSFAGHTRNLEGFLRRDFEKQSIKSFLSVSVFSHGHLWGTLAVNDCVNEREWTDEEEATLHIIALAIGDAIERSPSDAHASEVIRRTMLQASLDAIIVIDETGSIIEFNPAAEKMFGYQRSDILGKDLLDTVVPAYYRKGYVSGAEYMSGRGAPMVGQRLETVTQNAAGEVFPIELTATEMRVADRRLIFGSIRDLRDKLRAEEEINRQREKLHQNEKMAAMGSLLAGVSHELNNPLAVVVAQSTLLHEFAADPQTKVRAEKVRAAAERCGRIVKSFLSMVRLHPAAQAETDLNQVIRAALEVTAYGARSSGIIIDTDFAPGPLLAMADADHVTQVAANFLINSQHALVGIAGDRLIKVRTFRGEQGNPGFSVEDNGPGVPEAIRSRIFESYFTTKPVGVGTGIGLSISKSIIERHNGKVWFEEVLPRGARFVVQLPAISAGIAAIGDSPARSSGLRHALIIDDEPDVAGSLSDILELMGIKSRIVPLWDSVAATLDGNMPPDIVFSDLRMPGTSGIAIYRELMVQRPLLARRFVLVTGDLIGAKAEIEALSAAQRPQILEKPFSTLDVRSVLSAIAEQAAQDP
- a CDS encoding response regulator; the encoded protein is MFIPNLLSADSGGENIVRARIIIVEDEPDLRDAVAEYLAANGYDVATAESAPAARAMLEKQSFHLAVLDIAMPGEDGLSLGRWMRSKLPIGIIYATAAGTALDRIVGLELGADDYIVKPYELREVLARVRSVLRRVPQPTAPQASKIEAGTGRRFLAFGPFQADLDGRLVTGANGTVVDMAKSEFDVLEVFLTRANRLLTRAAISEAIGFMEDPESSRAVDIRIMRLRKKIEADPANPKFLRTVRGEGYIFSLPTSEGN
- a CDS encoding response regulator transcription factor, whose translation is MAARSVIALVCVAEVIATDLADHLERRGHDVREARQPWEAESLLSGKGIDIVIVGDSLSQAEGRDLLRRHGGEDGPDFILICRPADLVDKVLALELGAADVVESPINVRELAARIGGLLGRRGRNAGELIVLENATVDLRSAMVMHRSGSEEQLSPGQVALLRLFLASPRKVLTRDDIIAAAPAENADAFDRSIDSRIVRLRRKLDTETITTIRGAGYRFDPPMQFAD
- a CDS encoding L,D-transpeptidase encodes the protein MHRFISARLINITAAALAGAALFVGGECGAHAANKVVAVVSLSQQIMEVSVDGRPTFAWKVSTGDRTHVTPTGSFKPTSMHEMWYSKKYDNAPMPHSVFFSGGYAVHATYAVKRLGQPASHGCVRLHPDNAADFYQLVETFGPANTSILIVK
- a CDS encoding efflux RND transporter periplasmic adaptor subunit, yielding MRIFRIFIIAMVLLVLVVVVGGIVGINFMRDYGTKQFFATMKPPAATVSTTIVKPSSWTPGVEAIGTANAVRGVELTVETTGIVKDILFHANQKVAANGVLLQLDDAVERADLEATKAQAALDQTSLARAIELQRRGVGSDVTLDTARATASASASQVNKLQAVLDQKQLTAPFAGTVGIPKIDLGQYLAPGTSVVTLQDLDTMRVDFSIPEQDLPLLKIGQTVKLGIGGSDMPYAGTIRGINPKIDPSSRLVTVRAEVDNTEGKLTPGQFVQVRVVLPQENNVLALPQTALTSSLYGDFIFVVHPAKVAEAAPAAKPDEKLPAPSADKSVADAAKPAADPAKPAADATKPASDAAAAKPADQASADPAKPADAKPALVLSQVFVKPGRRNEGMVEILQGLAPGDEVVTAGQNRLFNGMSVAVDNTIDPTKSANKQATEQ
- a CDS encoding TetR/AcrR family transcriptional regulator, coding for MKSQRPNSREKILAAAADVARETGPGSLSLEAVASRAGVSKGGLLYNFPTKAKLMQGLVEDYLREFEQALEAARTNDVSGESPLAAYIRLSANDCEDTQPSASWIFSAIAEDPDFLAPIKSFKQQLFQRLKAETPSLKALLICFIAIEGLRSMNLFDADVLSQNERQLLVSSLLEIAK
- a CDS encoding Lrp/AsnC family transcriptional regulator produces the protein MRELDAKDRDILGILSKEARIPLKTLAGRIGLSRSATSERVAALEKSGVIRGYRADIGQMDKGMVVAFLFVTLVRTPSIGILDQLARFPEVRRVSSVSGQLDLIVEVEVPSIDRLNTLRDTIASHGGVEDLTTAIVLRRDIERAAG